The nucleotide window GGCGCGGTCCCGGCGGGGGCGGGCGGTTCCTCCCCGGCCGCGTACCGGGAGACCGGGTGCTCGGGCTCGGTGGCCCTCCTGCCGTCGATGCGGATCATGCCGTGCCCCGCGACCTGCTGCACCTCGTGCCACAGGTCGTCGCGGGCCGCCAGCCACTCCAGCAGCGCGTCGCGCAGCGGCTCCGGATCGCCCCAGGTGCCGTAGAACTTCGTGCCCGTCACGCATATCGGGTGCAGGCCGAGGGTGGCGACCGCCCCCCAGGTGGCGCAGGCGACGCCCGGGCAGTGCTCGGCGCGGTAGTCGTCGAGCACGACGACCCCCTCGGGCAGCAGGATGTCCCGTGCGGCCTCGATGTCCCCGTACACGTGCTCGTACAGGTGCGAGGCGTCTATGTGCGCGAAGCGGCAGCTGCCGCCCGCGACGCGGTCGGCGACCACCGAGGTGGGGGCCTGGAGGACGGTCGGCAGCTTCTCGTGGAACGCGAGGAAGTTGGCCTCGAACGCCCGCCGGGTGAGCGTCGGGTACGACTTGTTCATCTCTTTCAGGTTGGCGGCGTCCGGGGCCACCGAGTCGAAGAGGTCGCACACCGTGAAGGTGTCCTCGTCGCGCCGGTACGCGGCCATGAAGATCGCGCTCTTGCCCAGGTACGCGCCGAGTTCGAGCAGGTCGCCCCGCTGGGCACGGTCCAGCTGCCCGGACAGGAACCAGGCGAACAGCTGCTGGTCCACGGCGCGGAACCAGCCCTTGACCTCCGACAGGGCCTTGGGACGGGGCGGTTCGGTGGTGCCGGTGCTGAGGGAAGTCATGAGTACTCCGTCGAACGGGGTCTGTGGAATTCCTGTGCTCGGGGAGGGGACCGGAATGCCTCAGGGTCCGTCAACGACGGGAACGCGAACGCCGGGTGTCGGGACGGTGGCGAGGGGCCGGGACGGGTTCCGGTCCGCCGCGGACGGCACCGGACGGCGCTCCCGCGGCGGCACCACCGCGGGCAGGCCGGCCGTCTCGCCGAGCACGACACGGCGTACGACCCGCTCGGCGGCCCGCCCGTCGTCGTAGGGGCAGAACCGCTCCCGGAACGCGGCCCGCAGCTGTGCGGAGCGCGAACCGCACCAGTGGCCGGTCGCGAAGATGTCGATCAGTTCGTCCTCGTTGCGCGCGATCGCGCCGGGCGGGAAGGCGCGCAGGTCGAAGTAGGTGCCGCGGGCCGCTTCGTACGCCTCCCGGTCGTCCGCGTGGATCACGATCGGCCGGTCCAGGCCCGCGTAGTCGAACATCAGCGACGAGTAGTCGGTGATCAGCGCGTCCGAGGCGAGGCAGAGCGACTCGACGCTCGGGTGGTCCGACACGTCGATCAGCCGGCCGCCGCTGCGGGCCAGCGGAGCCCGGTACCGGGGGTGCGCGCGGGTCAGCAGGACGAACCGCGGGCCGAGCCGGCGCAGCACCCGCTCCAGGTCGAGCGCCGTGCGCGGACCGCGGCGGTAGTCGCGGTGCGTCGGCGCGTACAGGACCGCGACCGTGCCCGCGGGGATGCCGAGGGTCTCGCGCAGCCGGGCCACGTCCGCCGCGGTCGCCTTCTGGAACACGTCGTTGCGGGGCTGGCCGTACTCCAGCGTCGTGTAGCCGGCCGGGAAGACGCGCTCCCAGACGAGCGTGGAGTGCCGGTTGCCGGACAGGCAGTAGTCCCACCGGTCGGCGTCGCGCAGCAGTTCGGCGAAGTCGGTGTCCCGGGCCGCCGCGGGCCGGTCCTGGAGGTCCAGGCCCATGTGCTTGAGCGGGGTGCCGGTCTGCGTCTGGATCAGGATCTGGCCGGGCCGCTTGACCAGCCGGGGGTGGAAGCCGGTGTTGCCGACGAGGTACCTGGAGCGGGCCAGGGCCGTCCAGTACGCGGCGGACCCCGGGGTCAGCCTGCGCGTCCCCGTCGGGACGGTGTGGTGCAACGCGGGCTCCGCGATCCACGCGGTGCGCATCCCCGGCGCGTGCGTGCGGAACGCGGCCTCCAGCGCCCCCGGGTTGCAGCCGTGGCCGCGCCCCGCGTGCCCGCCGAACACGGCGTGGTCGGTCCGCAGGGGCAGCCGGCGCTGGACGCCGTAGTGCAGCCGCAGCGCCCCGGCCCGGATCCCGCGGCCCAGTGCCCCGGCGAGCCGCCCGGCGCGCCGCTTCAGCCGCGTCGCCGCCCACAGGGCGCGGTACGCGCGATGACTGCCCAGGCGTACGAGGGCGTGCCGCAGCCGGTTGCGGGAGGGGACGCCGGCACCGCGCACGCGGTAACGGCCGTAGTGCGCCCGGGCCCTGCGCAGGAAGGCGGCGCGGGAGCCGCGCGGCAGCCGGTCGCGCTTGAGGAACACCGCGGACAGGTGGTCGACCATGCGCCGGAACAGGACGGGCCGCCAGTGCGCCAGTTCGGGGTGCGCGTCGAGGTGGGCGAAGACCCGGTCGTACTGGTCGAAGATGTCGAAGTGCTTGTCGCTGGTCGTGCCGAGGATGTTGCCCCGGCGTCGTTGCCGGTAGTGGACGCAGACCCGGTCGAGCGTCGCGATGGTCGCGGCGGCCATCAGGACCGGCGACGTCCACGGGGTGTCCTCGTAGTAGCCGGGCGGGAACGTGAAGCCCTCCTGCTCGACGAACTCCCGGCGGTACGCCTTGTTCCACACGACCATGAGGACGTCCAGCAGTCCCGGCCGGTCGTCGAGGCGGAACGGCGCCGGGCCCTCCTCGTGGAGCTGCCCCGCCTGGACGTTGCGGACCGTCTCGCCCGACCAGAAGGTGCGCGCGTAGTCGTACACCAGGACGTCGGGGTCGCCGGTCTCCTTGATGCGGTCGGCGATCCCCCGCAGGGCGTGCGGGGTGAGGGTGTCGTCGCCGTCCAGGAAGACCAGGTAGTCACCGGTCGCGTACCGCATGCCCGCGTTGCGGGCCCGGCCGAGGCCCACGTTCTCCTTGAGGTGGACGACCCTCACGCGCGGGTCACCGGCGGCGAACTCGTCGAGGATCGCGCCGCCGGCGTCCGGCGAGCAGTCGTCGACGGCGATCAGTTCGAGGTCGGTGAAGGACTGTTCCAGGACCGATGCCATGCACTCGTGCAGATACGCCTGCACCTGGTAAGCGGGGACAATGACACTGAACCGGGGCAAGGGACATCCATAAGTCGGCGCGGCCATATTGCCCGGCAACGGCCGAAGGGGGTACGGGGTTACGCCGGTTGCGGCATGTGGGGGACCCCGGGCCCACGCGAAGGGGCGGACCGACGGCGGTCCGCCCCTCGACACGCGCACGGCGACGGCTACTTCACGGCCCCCGCCATCACGCCGGACACGAACTGCCGCTGGAACGCGAAGAACACGACCAGCGGGATCACCATCGAGATGAACGCGCCGGGCGCGAGCGTCTCGATGTTGCCGGAGAACTGCCGGGTCTGCTCGGTCAGCGCGACCGTCAGCGGCCGGGAGTCGGAGTCCGAGAACACCAGCGCCACCAGCATGTCGTTCCACACCCACAGGAACTGGAAGATGCCGAGCGAGGCGATGGCCGGCGCGCCCAGCGGCAGGATCACGGTCGTGAACAGCCGCGTCTCGCTGGCGCCGTCGAGCCGTGCCGCCTCCAGCAGTTCCCGGGGGATCTCCGCGAAGAAGTTCCGCAGCAGGAAGATCGCGAACGGCAGGCCGAAGCCGACGTGGAAGAGCACGACACCGATGATGCTGCCGAAGATCCCGAGGTCGCCGAAGAGGTCGGACATCGGGATCAGGGCGATCTGCACCGGCACCACGAGCAGCGCCACCACGGTCAGGAACCACCAGTCGCGGCCCTTGAACTCCATCCAGGCGAAGGCGTATCCGGCCATGGCCCCGATGACGATGACGAGGACGGTGGCCGGGACGGTGATGTAGATCGTGTTGAGCAGGGAGTCGGTGATCACCTCTTTGCCGAGCAGGGTCGAGTAGCTCTCGGTGGTGAGCTGGGACGGCTTGCTGAAGACCGTCCACCAGCCGGAGTCGGCGATGTCGGTCGGGTCACGGAACGACGAGACGAGCAGCCCGACCGTCGGCGTCACCCACAGCAGCGCGACCAGGACGAGGAAGACCCGCAGCACGCCGCCGGTCGCGCCGCTCGCCAGCCTGGAGACGAGCGACGGCTCGGGCGGACCGGCCGCCTCCGCGGCCTTCGGTTCGGCTTTCAGAGGTACGGAGGGTGCGGTCACCGTCGGCGCTCCCTTCGCAGTCGGCGGATGTTGACGATCATCACCGGCATGACGAGCAGCAGCAGGACCACACCGATCGCGCTGGCCAGCCCGAGGTCTCCGCCGCCGCCGGTGTAGGAGTTGTAGAGCTGCAGGGCCAGGACGTTGGCCTCGTCCTGGGTGGGCTGCGGGGCGATGATGTAGATCAGGTCGAAGATCTTCATCACGTTGATCATCAGCGTGATCAGTACGACCACGAGGACCGGGGCGAGCAGCGGGACCGTGACCCGGCGGAACACCTGCCACTCGTTGGCCCCGTCGACCCGCGCCGCCTCCAGGAGGTTGCGGTCCACCCCCGCGAGTCCGGCCGCGATGAGCACCATCGCGAAGCCCGCCCACATCCAGGAGTACGAGCCGATGATGGCCGGGGTGACCAGGCTCGGGCCGAGCCAGTCCACGCCGTTGTAGGCCGCCGCGAAGTTCGATTCCGGCAGCCGCAGCTGCGCGCCGTCGGCGGAGGCCGGCAGCGTGAACGTGCCGTCGTCCCCCGCCGTCGCGGAGGCCACGACCTCGCCGTCCTTGACCGCCTCGACCCTGATGCCGGGCAGCGCCTTCTCGCCCGCGTCGACGGCGCCCTTCTCACCGCCGCCGCCCAGCTTGAAGTCCAGCCAGACCGTGCCCGACACCCCGTCGCCCGACGGCTCGGCGGCCTTGGCGTCACCGGGGTCGCCCGGCACCTTGTTCGGAGCGATGCCGACCAGCGGGATCAGGGCCGGCGAGCCCGCGCCCACCGGGTCCGTGGAGGTGAAGGAACCTCCGCCGGACGCCTTGAGGCCGCTCTCGGTGGAGGGACGCGCCTTGGGGTAGACCGACGACTCGACGAACGTGTCGTGCACGCCCACCACCACGGCGTTGGCCACGCCCTGGTCGGGGTCCGCCTCGTACACCAGCCGGAAGATGATGCCCGCGGCGAGCATGGAGATCGCCATCGGCATGAAGATGACGAGCTTGAACGCCGTGGACCAGCGCACCCGTTCGGTCAGCACGGCGAACAGCAGGCCGAGACCGGTGACCAGCGCGGGGGCGACGGCGACCCAGATCGCGGTGTTCTTGACCGCGGTGAAGGTGGCGTCGTCGGTGAACAGGTCGCCGTAGTTCCCGAGGCCGACGAAGCCCGAACCGTCGGCGTCGTACAGACTGCGCCAGACCGAGTACCCGATGGGGTAGACCACGAGCGCGCCGAGCAGCACGATCGCGGGCAGCAGGAACAGGGCTGCCACCCACGGCCGGGTACCCATCACACTCTTGCGTTTTCCGGCGGGGGGCACCGGGTTCGCCGGGCCCCCCGCCGTCGCCAGCTGCGACGACATCGGCGGCCGTCAGCCCTTGTACGCCTTGGCGGCGGACGTCTCGAGCTGCTGCTGCGCGCCCGCGACGTCCTTGGGGTCCTTCAGGAAGTCCTGCAGCGCCTTCCACTCGCCCGCGCCCTGCGTACCGCCGAAGGCGGCCGGGGCCTGGTCGGACATGTCGAAGCGGAAGTCGTCACCGGCCTTCAGCAGCGCCGCCGCGATGTCCCGGGTCACGTCGTCCTTGTACTTCTTCCGGTCCATCTCCTTGTTGGGGGAGATGAAGCCGCCCTGCGCCGCCCAGATCTCGGCCGCGTCGGTCGACGCCAGGAAGGTCAGCAGGGCCTGCGAGCCCTTGTCGTCCTTCAGGGCCACCGCCACGTCACCGCCGCTGACCACCGGCGACTCGTCGCCGACCGCCGGGAACGGGAAGACCTTGGCGTCCGTGCCGATCTTCGCCTTCGTGTCGGCGTTGATGTTCGCCGCGACGAAGTCGCCCTCGTAGACCATCCCCGCCGGGGTGTCGCCGGAGAAGGTGTTCGTCACCGACTTCGGGAACTCGGTGCGCAGCGCGCCCGCGCTGCCGCCCGCGAGCAGGTCGTCCTTGCCCCACAGTTGGGCCAGCGTGGTCAGGGCCTCCTTCACGGAGGGGTCCGTCCACTTGATCTCGTGCTTGGCCAGCTGGTCGTACTTCTCCGGGCCCGCCTGTGAGAGGTAGATGTTCTCGAACCAGTCGGTGAGGGTCCAGCCGTCCTGCCCGCCGACGGAGACCGCCGGCGAACCCGCGTCCGACAGGGTCTGCGCGGTCTGCACGAACTCGTCCCAGGTCTTCGGCTCGGCCGTGATGCCCGCCGCCTCGAACGCGGCCGTGTTGTACCAGACCAGCGACTTGTTGGCGGCCTTCGCGTAGACGCCGTACTGCTTGCCCTCGTACGCGCCCAGGTCCTTCCAGCCCGCCGAGAAGTTCTTGTCGAGCTGGGCCTGCGCCTCGGTGCCCAGCGGCTTCACCCAGCCCTTCTGGGCGAACTGGTGGAGCACGCCGACCTGAGGGAGGAACGCCACGTTCGGCGGCTTGCCGCCCTGGATCTTCGTGCCCAGGAAGGTGGAGGTGTTGTTGCCGGTCGGCACGAAACTCACCTCCGCGCCCGTCCGCTTCTCGAACTCGTCCAGGACCTTGGTGAAGTTCTCCTGCTCGGGACCGGTCCACACGGCCGCCACCTCGAGCTTCTGGCCGTCGAGCTTGGGCAGCTGGACACTGGCCGCGGCGCCGCTCTCGCCGCTCCCCTCGTCGTCCTTGTCGTCGTCACCGCCGCATGCCGTGAGCGTGAGAGCCATCGCCCCCGCGACGACGGCCGCCGCGGCCCGCGCGGCCGTGCTCCTCGTGTGCGACCCGGTGACGCGAAGAATGCTGCTACGCATGGTGTGCCCCGTTCTCCGTCGAACGTCCGAGGTCCTGTCGGCAGCCTCCCGCCGTCCGCCGGACGGGAGTTCGATGACAGGACCTAGCGCTGTGCTGTGCGCTCTTGGTCTACGCCCGTGCGCTCGGCCTCGGCAAGGGCGCCTGCGCTGTCAAGGGCATGATCGTAATCGCGTCGTGACGTGGGGTGCGACAGGGCGGACGGCGCGGTCCCCCGCGCTCCTGGAAGGCGGGGGCGGCGCCCCGGGCGGATCACAGGAGCGAGGGGACCTCCGCGGCGGCGACCGAGCGCGCCGCCCGCTCCAACGCGCTGGCGAGCAGGGCCAGATCGGTCGGTCCGTTGCCGAGCTCCCGCACCGGCCGCCGCGCGGGCGGATCCCCCATCCGGGCCCACTCCAGCGGGACCACCGTGGGCCGCAGCGTGGCCGTACGCGGAATCCGCCCCGTCACCCGCCCGCCCTGGAACGGCACGGACCGCCCGCCCGTCCCGTCGAGCCGCCCCCGCCCCGGCGACGGCTCCTCGGTCCCGCCCCCCGGCGTCTCCAGTACGACCCGCAGCCCGGCCCGCCGCGCCAGCTCGGTCTCCTCCGTACGGCCCCCGCCGCCCGTCGCCGCCACCAGGTGCACCCCGAGCCGCGCACCGTCCCGCGCGACCCCTTCCAGGGCCCGTACGACAGAACCGGCGGCCGGCCGGCCGGGCGAACCCAGCGGGGGCGAGAGCAGCGCGTCCAGGTCGTCCACGACCACCACGAGCCGGGGAAGCGCGGGCGCCGCCTCCGCCGCCTCCGCGCGGACCCGCGCCGCGGCGGGCCGCAACCGCAGGGTCGAACTGGACGGCGTATCGAGATCCGCCGCCCCGGCGGAGCCCCCCGAAGCCGCACCGGACGCGGAGGCGGAGCCCGGGGCGGACCCGAGGGGGGACCCGGAAGAGGAACCGGCCCCCGCTCCGCCCCCCTGCCGCTGCGCGACGACGCGACCCGCCCCCTGCGGCCGGGCGTGCCACTCGGTGAAGTCCAGGCGCCCCAGCAGCTCGGCCCGCCGCTTCAGCTCGGCGGACAGGGACTGCGCGAACTCACGCATCCGTACGGGGTCGTGGGCACCCAGGTGCGTCGTGACGTGGGGCAGGTCCGTACAGACCTGGAGCCCGTCGCCGCGCCCCGTCGGCCCTCCGCCACCCGTACCGTCCCGGCCGTCGACCAGCACGATGCCGAGGCGGTCGGGCCGCTCCGCGGCGGCGAGCGATGCGACGACGGCCCGCAGCAGCTCCGTACGCCCGCTGCCGGACGGCCCCTCGACCAGCAGGTGCGGACCCTCGTGCGGGAGGTCCACGCAGACGGGTCCGCGCGGCCCGGCGCCGAGCACGGCCGTGGCCCGGCCGCCGAGCGCCTCGGGATCGTCGGCGGCGTCCGCCCAGCGCGCCATCAGGGACGCCGGGGTCGCCCGCGCCAGGCCCAGTTCGTCCAGCAGCCGGGCGGTCTGCGGCAGCGGCGCGGACACCCGGGCGTGCCGCTCCCCGGCCGCGCCGTCGGCCCGCAACGGCGCGAGCGCCCGCGCGAAGCGCTCCGCCCACGCCATGGAGACGGCGTCCACCGCGGCGACCGTGCCGTGGCCGACGGGGCCGCCCGACGTGCCGTGGGCCTGCGTGCCGGACGCCACCCGCAGCAGACGCAGGGCGGTGGCCACGTCACCGCTCAGCAGCGCGACGGCCCCGCAGGCGCGGACCACGGGCGACACCGCGCACGCCGCCTCGTACGTGTCGGCCACCGGTGACGCGGGTGACGCGGCCGGTGTCTCGGCGAGGCAGACGACGTGTATCCCGACCTGCGGGCCTTCGGCCGCGAGCCGGGACACGGCATCGCGCACAGCGGCCGAACCGGGGTCCCCGTCCACCACGAGGACGGTGTACGGACCGGTCCACCCGGC belongs to Streptomyces sp. V3I8 and includes:
- a CDS encoding carbohydrate ABC transporter permease, with translation MSSQLATAGGPANPVPPAGKRKSVMGTRPWVAALFLLPAIVLLGALVVYPIGYSVWRSLYDADGSGFVGLGNYGDLFTDDATFTAVKNTAIWVAVAPALVTGLGLLFAVLTERVRWSTAFKLVIFMPMAISMLAAGIIFRLVYEADPDQGVANAVVVGVHDTFVESSVYPKARPSTESGLKASGGGSFTSTDPVGAGSPALIPLVGIAPNKVPGDPGDAKAAEPSGDGVSGTVWLDFKLGGGGEKGAVDAGEKALPGIRVEAVKDGEVVASATAGDDGTFTLPASADGAQLRLPESNFAAAYNGVDWLGPSLVTPAIIGSYSWMWAGFAMVLIAAGLAGVDRNLLEAARVDGANEWQVFRRVTVPLLAPVLVVVLITLMINVMKIFDLIYIIAPQPTQDEANVLALQLYNSYTGGGGDLGLASAIGVVLLLLVMPVMIVNIRRLRRERRR
- a CDS encoding carbohydrate ABC transporter permease translates to MKAEPKAAEAAGPPEPSLVSRLASGATGGVLRVFLVLVALLWVTPTVGLLVSSFRDPTDIADSGWWTVFSKPSQLTTESYSTLLGKEVITDSLLNTIYITVPATVLVIVIGAMAGYAFAWMEFKGRDWWFLTVVALLVVPVQIALIPMSDLFGDLGIFGSIIGVVLFHVGFGLPFAIFLLRNFFAEIPRELLEAARLDGASETRLFTTVILPLGAPAIASLGIFQFLWVWNDMLVALVFSDSDSRPLTVALTEQTRQFSGNIETLAPGAFISMVIPLVVFFAFQRQFVSGVMAGAVK
- a CDS encoding bifunctional glycosyltransferase family 2 protein/CDP-glycerol:glycerophosphate glycerophosphotransferase, whose product is MPRFSVIVPAYQVQAYLHECMASVLEQSFTDLELIAVDDCSPDAGGAILDEFAAGDPRVRVVHLKENVGLGRARNAGMRYATGDYLVFLDGDDTLTPHALRGIADRIKETGDPDVLVYDYARTFWSGETVRNVQAGQLHEEGPAPFRLDDRPGLLDVLMVVWNKAYRREFVEQEGFTFPPGYYEDTPWTSPVLMAAATIATLDRVCVHYRQRRRGNILGTTSDKHFDIFDQYDRVFAHLDAHPELAHWRPVLFRRMVDHLSAVFLKRDRLPRGSRAAFLRRARAHYGRYRVRGAGVPSRNRLRHALVRLGSHRAYRALWAATRLKRRAGRLAGALGRGIRAGALRLHYGVQRRLPLRTDHAVFGGHAGRGHGCNPGALEAAFRTHAPGMRTAWIAEPALHHTVPTGTRRLTPGSAAYWTALARSRYLVGNTGFHPRLVKRPGQILIQTQTGTPLKHMGLDLQDRPAAARDTDFAELLRDADRWDYCLSGNRHSTLVWERVFPAGYTTLEYGQPRNDVFQKATAADVARLRETLGIPAGTVAVLYAPTHRDYRRGPRTALDLERVLRRLGPRFVLLTRAHPRYRAPLARSGGRLIDVSDHPSVESLCLASDALITDYSSLMFDYAGLDRPIVIHADDREAYEAARGTYFDLRAFPPGAIARNEDELIDIFATGHWCGSRSAQLRAAFRERFCPYDDGRAAERVVRRVVLGETAGLPAVVPPRERRPVPSAADRNPSRPLATVPTPGVRVPVVDGP
- a CDS encoding class I SAM-dependent methyltransferase, which produces MTSLSTGTTEPPRPKALSEVKGWFRAVDQQLFAWFLSGQLDRAQRGDLLELGAYLGKSAIFMAAYRRDEDTFTVCDLFDSVAPDAANLKEMNKSYPTLTRRAFEANFLAFHEKLPTVLQAPTSVVADRVAGGSCRFAHIDASHLYEHVYGDIEAARDILLPEGVVVLDDYRAEHCPGVACATWGAVATLGLHPICVTGTKFYGTWGDPEPLRDALLEWLAARDDLWHEVQQVAGHGMIRIDGRRATEPEHPVSRYAAGEEPPAPAGTAPAASSRPAPAGPAPARPVTAAPAGRPGRARRLAKDLLPPIVTRALVKGRRGR
- a CDS encoding ABC transporter substrate-binding protein — its product is MRSSILRVTGSHTRSTAARAAAAVVAGAMALTLTACGGDDDKDDEGSGESGAAASVQLPKLDGQKLEVAAVWTGPEQENFTKVLDEFEKRTGAEVSFVPTGNNTSTFLGTKIQGGKPPNVAFLPQVGVLHQFAQKGWVKPLGTEAQAQLDKNFSAGWKDLGAYEGKQYGVYAKAANKSLVWYNTAAFEAAGITAEPKTWDEFVQTAQTLSDAGSPAVSVGGQDGWTLTDWFENIYLSQAGPEKYDQLAKHEIKWTDPSVKEALTTLAQLWGKDDLLAGGSAGALRTEFPKSVTNTFSGDTPAGMVYEGDFVAANINADTKAKIGTDAKVFPFPAVGDESPVVSGGDVAVALKDDKGSQALLTFLASTDAAEIWAAQGGFISPNKEMDRKKYKDDVTRDIAAALLKAGDDFRFDMSDQAPAAFGGTQGAGEWKALQDFLKDPKDVAGAQQQLETSAAKAYKG